In Rana temporaria chromosome 3, aRanTem1.1, whole genome shotgun sequence, a single window of DNA contains:
- the LOC120930704 gene encoding olfactory receptor 1468-like: MKHKPHQPPRQAPRLHQPPHQEPRPQDVEEGEVEEGEVEEGDLEDVVEILTTGQYLSLQLQIVSKSNITTIFFLGFHNMAKFNLLVFYFILIIYCVTICENILIITLVSYSKSLHSPMYFFLVQLSVSDIILITDIAPNMLNIVLHEQPSISFPGCITQLYFFIASGTFECFILMVMSYDRYLAICYPLHYVSIMSQVLCITFVFVAWLLSSSLTSIIIHGVCSLEFCGPNTIDQLFCDFAPVVKLSCSDTSIVQMESTLLSTAVTVLPFLFIVISYIYIALTILKISSISGRLKSFSTCSSHLTVVSIFYGTLISMYVLPNEGKSQMISKILTLMYTVFTPFINPFIYSLRNKDIKNALGYIMHIKKSLEYQC, encoded by the exons ATGAAACACAAACCTCACCAACCACCTCGCCAGGCACCCAGACTTCACCAACCACCTCACCAGGAACCCAGAcctcaggatgtggaggaaggagaagtggaggaaggagaagtggaGGAAGGAGACCTGGAGGACGTAGTGGAAATTCTCACAACAGGTCAGTATCTGTCactacagcttcag ATCGTATCTAAGAGTAATATTACAACAATATTCTTTTTGGGATTTCACAATATGGCCAAATTTAACCTTTTGGTCTTCTACTTCATCCTCATTATATATTGTGTGACAATATGTGAAAATATCCTGATCATCACACTGGTGTCCTACAGCAAATCCCTCCATTCTCCCATGTACTTCTTCCTTGTCCAGCTGTCTGTATCTGACATCATATTGATTACTGATATTGCCCCGAACATGCTTAATATTGTCCTACATGAGCAACCATCCATATCTTTTCCTGGATGCATCACACAGCTTTATTTCTTTATTGCATCAGGAACATTTGAATGTTTTATTCTGATGGTCATGTCCTATGACCGCTATCTAGCCATCTGTTATCCTCTGCATTATGTCTCAATTATGAGCCAAGTTCTTTGCATTACGTTTGTTTTTGTAGCCTGGCTGTTAAGTAGTTCTTTAACATCAATTATAATACATGGTGTGTGTTCATTAGAATTCTGTGGGCCGAATACTATTGACCAATTGTTCTGTGATTTTGCTCCTGTGGTGAAACTTTCTTGCTCAGACACATCCATCGTTCAGATGGAGTCCACATTGCTTAGTACTGCTGTCACAGTTTTGCCATTTCTCTTTATAGTAATTTCATATATCTACATTGCTTTAACCATATTAAAGATTTCGTCCATTTCAGGGAGACTGAAATCCTTTTCTACTTGCAGCTCCCATCTGACAGTTGTGTCTATATTTTATGGGACTCTAATCTCCATGTATGTCCTTCCAAATGAAGGGAAGTCACAGATGATCAGTAAGATACTGACTTTGATGTACACAGTGTTTACTCCTTTTATAAACCCTTTTATATACAGTTTGAGGAAtaaagacataaaaaatgctttaggtTATATAAtgcatattaaaaaaagtttAGAATATCAATGTTAA